A window from Vanessa atalanta chromosome 18, ilVanAtal1.2, whole genome shotgun sequence encodes these proteins:
- the LOC125071076 gene encoding atlastin isoform X1 has protein sequence MSLCSVKSDLEINKLVMADIEEHKHRETNFHEGEGNEVVGKLSLQISTKNRRITEKPAPAPRTGPHGVQVVNTGPEHSFVLDEDALEELLLQDDIKDRSAVVISVAGAFRKGKSFLLDFFLRYMHHKYGAGGGGGEWLGNEEEPLSGFSWRGGSERDTTGILMWSEIFKATLEDGEKVAIILLDTQGAFDSESTVRDCATVFALSTMLSSVQIYNLSQNIQEDDLQHLQLFTEYGRLALEDGGRTPFQRLQFVVRDWSFPYEAPYGAQGGQNILQRRLKVSDKQHPELQSLRKHITSCFAEIACFLMPHPGLRVATSPDFDGRLKDIEPEFKRALQQLVPMLLAPHNLVPKLINGQRVRSKDLLHYFKCYMNIYRGNELPEPKSMLVATAEANNLTAVAEAREVYTTLMEEVCGGARPYLQATLLEAEHARVRDKALLAFRAKRKMGGDDFSRSYCEQLLQDLDDQFQQFRAHNESKNIFKAARTPSVLFAVALVFYVLSGVLGLVGLYPLANLCNLTMGVALLTLALWAYIRYSGEMREFGITIDESANWLWENVMKPVYQAGLEKGMEHAAAVAAERAMGPPTPTPTPSANGKHKHL, from the exons ATGTCGCTATGTTCAGTCAAGTCAGatctcgaaataaataaattggtcaTGGCTGATATCGAGGAACATAAACATCGGGAAACTAATTTCCATGAGGGAGAag gaAATGAGGTGGTTGGGAAGCTTAGTTTGCAAATCTCGACCAAAAACAGACGTA TAACAGAGAAGCCGGCGCCGGCGCCGCGCACCGGTCCCCACGGCGTGCAGGTCGTCAACACGGGCCCGGAGCACTCGTTCGTGCTCGACGAAGACGCGCTTGAGGAGCTGCTGCTGCAGGATGACATCAAAGACAGGTCCGCGGTCGTCATATCGGTCGCGGGCGCTTTCCGGAAAGGGAAATCATTCCTGCTCGACTTTTTCCTCCGATACATGCATCATAag TATGGTGCGGGAGGCGGTGGAGGCGAATGGCTGGGCAATGAAGAAGAGCCGCTTTCGGGGTTCAGCTGGAGGGGAGGATCGGAGCGGGACACCACCGGCATCCTCATGTGGTCTGAGATATTCAAAGCGACACTCGAAGACGGTGAAAAG GTGGCGATCATCCTGCTGGACACGCAGGGCGCGTTCGACAGCGAGTCGACGGTGCGCGACTGCGCCACCGTGTTCGCGCTGTCCACCATGCTGTCGTCCGTGCAGATATACAACCTCTCGCAGAACATACAGGAGGACGACCTGCAGCATCTGCAG TTGTTCACAGAGTACGGTCGGCTAGCGCTAGAGGACGGTGGTCGCACGCCTTTCCAGCGACTACAGTTCGTGGTCAGGGATTGGAGCTTCCCCTACGAGGCGCCGTACGGAGCCCAGGGCGGACAGAACATCCTACAGCGACGACTCAAG GTCTCGGACAAGCAACACCCAGAGCTGCAATCGCTGCGCAAACACATCACGTCGTGCTTCGCGGAGATCGCCTGCTTCCTGATGCCGCACCCCGGTCTCCGGGTGGCCACCAGCCCCGACTTCGATGGCCGACTCAAAG ACATCGAGCCCGAGTTCAAGCGCGCGCTGCAGCAGCTGGTGCCGATGCTGCTGGCGCCGCACAACCTCGTGCCGAAGCTCATCAACGGCCAGCGCGTGCGCTCCAAGGACCTGCTGCACTACTTCAAGTGCTACATGAACATCTACCGCGGGAACGAGCTGCCCGAGCCCAAGAGCATGCTGGTC GCGACCGCCGAGGCTAACAACCTGACGGCGGTGGCGGAGGCGCGCGAGGTGTACACCACGCTGATGGAGGAGGTGTGTGGCGGGGCGCGGCCCTACCTGCAGGCCACGTTGCTGGAGGCGGAGCACGCGCGCGTGCGCGACAAGGCGCTGCTGGCCTTCCGCGCCAAGCGCAAGATGGGCGGCGACGACTTCAGCCGCTCGTACTGCGAACAGCTACTCCAGGACCTCGACGACCAGTTCCAGCAGTTCCGCGCTCACAACGAGAGCAAGAACATTTTCAAGGCGGCGCGCACGCCGTCCGTGCTGTTCGCGGTGGCGCTCGTGTTCTACGTGCTCAGCGGCGTGCTGGGGCTGGTGGGCCTCTACCCGCTCGCCAACCTCTGCAACCTCACCATGGGCGTCGCGCTGCTCACGCTGGCGCTCTGGGCGTACATTAG GTACAGCGGTGAGATGAGAGAGTTCGGTATAACAATAGATGAATCGGCAAATTGGCTCTGGGAAAac GTGATGAAGCCCGTGTACCAGGCGGGGCTGGAGAAGGGCATGGAGCACGCGGCGGCCGTGGCGGCGGAGCGCGCGATGGGCCCGCCCACGCCCACGCCCACGCCCAGCGCCAACGGCAAGCACAAGCACTTGTGA
- the LOC125071076 gene encoding atlastin isoform X2, giving the protein MSLCSVKSDLEINKLVMADIEEHKHRETNFHEGEVTEKPAPAPRTGPHGVQVVNTGPEHSFVLDEDALEELLLQDDIKDRSAVVISVAGAFRKGKSFLLDFFLRYMHHKYGAGGGGGEWLGNEEEPLSGFSWRGGSERDTTGILMWSEIFKATLEDGEKVAIILLDTQGAFDSESTVRDCATVFALSTMLSSVQIYNLSQNIQEDDLQHLQLFTEYGRLALEDGGRTPFQRLQFVVRDWSFPYEAPYGAQGGQNILQRRLKVSDKQHPELQSLRKHITSCFAEIACFLMPHPGLRVATSPDFDGRLKDIEPEFKRALQQLVPMLLAPHNLVPKLINGQRVRSKDLLHYFKCYMNIYRGNELPEPKSMLVATAEANNLTAVAEAREVYTTLMEEVCGGARPYLQATLLEAEHARVRDKALLAFRAKRKMGGDDFSRSYCEQLLQDLDDQFQQFRAHNESKNIFKAARTPSVLFAVALVFYVLSGVLGLVGLYPLANLCNLTMGVALLTLALWAYIRYSGEMREFGITIDESANWLWENVMKPVYQAGLEKGMEHAAAVAAERAMGPPTPTPTPSANGKHKHL; this is encoded by the exons ATGTCGCTATGTTCAGTCAAGTCAGatctcgaaataaataaattggtcaTGGCTGATATCGAGGAACATAAACATCGGGAAACTAATTTCCATGAGGGAGAag TAACAGAGAAGCCGGCGCCGGCGCCGCGCACCGGTCCCCACGGCGTGCAGGTCGTCAACACGGGCCCGGAGCACTCGTTCGTGCTCGACGAAGACGCGCTTGAGGAGCTGCTGCTGCAGGATGACATCAAAGACAGGTCCGCGGTCGTCATATCGGTCGCGGGCGCTTTCCGGAAAGGGAAATCATTCCTGCTCGACTTTTTCCTCCGATACATGCATCATAag TATGGTGCGGGAGGCGGTGGAGGCGAATGGCTGGGCAATGAAGAAGAGCCGCTTTCGGGGTTCAGCTGGAGGGGAGGATCGGAGCGGGACACCACCGGCATCCTCATGTGGTCTGAGATATTCAAAGCGACACTCGAAGACGGTGAAAAG GTGGCGATCATCCTGCTGGACACGCAGGGCGCGTTCGACAGCGAGTCGACGGTGCGCGACTGCGCCACCGTGTTCGCGCTGTCCACCATGCTGTCGTCCGTGCAGATATACAACCTCTCGCAGAACATACAGGAGGACGACCTGCAGCATCTGCAG TTGTTCACAGAGTACGGTCGGCTAGCGCTAGAGGACGGTGGTCGCACGCCTTTCCAGCGACTACAGTTCGTGGTCAGGGATTGGAGCTTCCCCTACGAGGCGCCGTACGGAGCCCAGGGCGGACAGAACATCCTACAGCGACGACTCAAG GTCTCGGACAAGCAACACCCAGAGCTGCAATCGCTGCGCAAACACATCACGTCGTGCTTCGCGGAGATCGCCTGCTTCCTGATGCCGCACCCCGGTCTCCGGGTGGCCACCAGCCCCGACTTCGATGGCCGACTCAAAG ACATCGAGCCCGAGTTCAAGCGCGCGCTGCAGCAGCTGGTGCCGATGCTGCTGGCGCCGCACAACCTCGTGCCGAAGCTCATCAACGGCCAGCGCGTGCGCTCCAAGGACCTGCTGCACTACTTCAAGTGCTACATGAACATCTACCGCGGGAACGAGCTGCCCGAGCCCAAGAGCATGCTGGTC GCGACCGCCGAGGCTAACAACCTGACGGCGGTGGCGGAGGCGCGCGAGGTGTACACCACGCTGATGGAGGAGGTGTGTGGCGGGGCGCGGCCCTACCTGCAGGCCACGTTGCTGGAGGCGGAGCACGCGCGCGTGCGCGACAAGGCGCTGCTGGCCTTCCGCGCCAAGCGCAAGATGGGCGGCGACGACTTCAGCCGCTCGTACTGCGAACAGCTACTCCAGGACCTCGACGACCAGTTCCAGCAGTTCCGCGCTCACAACGAGAGCAAGAACATTTTCAAGGCGGCGCGCACGCCGTCCGTGCTGTTCGCGGTGGCGCTCGTGTTCTACGTGCTCAGCGGCGTGCTGGGGCTGGTGGGCCTCTACCCGCTCGCCAACCTCTGCAACCTCACCATGGGCGTCGCGCTGCTCACGCTGGCGCTCTGGGCGTACATTAG GTACAGCGGTGAGATGAGAGAGTTCGGTATAACAATAGATGAATCGGCAAATTGGCTCTGGGAAAac GTGATGAAGCCCGTGTACCAGGCGGGGCTGGAGAAGGGCATGGAGCACGCGGCGGCCGTGGCGGCGGAGCGCGCGATGGGCCCGCCCACGCCCACGCCCACGCCCAGCGCCAACGGCAAGCACAAGCACTTGTGA
- the LOC125071076 gene encoding atlastin isoform X4, whose protein sequence is MTGGSDRTLVSVTEKPAPAPRTGPHGVQVVNTGPEHSFVLDEDALEELLLQDDIKDRSAVVISVAGAFRKGKSFLLDFFLRYMHHKYGAGGGGGEWLGNEEEPLSGFSWRGGSERDTTGILMWSEIFKATLEDGEKVAIILLDTQGAFDSESTVRDCATVFALSTMLSSVQIYNLSQNIQEDDLQHLQLFTEYGRLALEDGGRTPFQRLQFVVRDWSFPYEAPYGAQGGQNILQRRLKVSDKQHPELQSLRKHITSCFAEIACFLMPHPGLRVATSPDFDGRLKDIEPEFKRALQQLVPMLLAPHNLVPKLINGQRVRSKDLLHYFKCYMNIYRGNELPEPKSMLVATAEANNLTAVAEAREVYTTLMEEVCGGARPYLQATLLEAEHARVRDKALLAFRAKRKMGGDDFSRSYCEQLLQDLDDQFQQFRAHNESKNIFKAARTPSVLFAVALVFYVLSGVLGLVGLYPLANLCNLTMGVALLTLALWAYIRYSGEMREFGITIDESANWLWENVMKPVYQAGLEKGMEHAAAVAAERAMGPPTPTPTPSANGKHKHL, encoded by the exons ATGACAGGGGGATCGGACAGGACGCTCGTTTCAG TAACAGAGAAGCCGGCGCCGGCGCCGCGCACCGGTCCCCACGGCGTGCAGGTCGTCAACACGGGCCCGGAGCACTCGTTCGTGCTCGACGAAGACGCGCTTGAGGAGCTGCTGCTGCAGGATGACATCAAAGACAGGTCCGCGGTCGTCATATCGGTCGCGGGCGCTTTCCGGAAAGGGAAATCATTCCTGCTCGACTTTTTCCTCCGATACATGCATCATAag TATGGTGCGGGAGGCGGTGGAGGCGAATGGCTGGGCAATGAAGAAGAGCCGCTTTCGGGGTTCAGCTGGAGGGGAGGATCGGAGCGGGACACCACCGGCATCCTCATGTGGTCTGAGATATTCAAAGCGACACTCGAAGACGGTGAAAAG GTGGCGATCATCCTGCTGGACACGCAGGGCGCGTTCGACAGCGAGTCGACGGTGCGCGACTGCGCCACCGTGTTCGCGCTGTCCACCATGCTGTCGTCCGTGCAGATATACAACCTCTCGCAGAACATACAGGAGGACGACCTGCAGCATCTGCAG TTGTTCACAGAGTACGGTCGGCTAGCGCTAGAGGACGGTGGTCGCACGCCTTTCCAGCGACTACAGTTCGTGGTCAGGGATTGGAGCTTCCCCTACGAGGCGCCGTACGGAGCCCAGGGCGGACAGAACATCCTACAGCGACGACTCAAG GTCTCGGACAAGCAACACCCAGAGCTGCAATCGCTGCGCAAACACATCACGTCGTGCTTCGCGGAGATCGCCTGCTTCCTGATGCCGCACCCCGGTCTCCGGGTGGCCACCAGCCCCGACTTCGATGGCCGACTCAAAG ACATCGAGCCCGAGTTCAAGCGCGCGCTGCAGCAGCTGGTGCCGATGCTGCTGGCGCCGCACAACCTCGTGCCGAAGCTCATCAACGGCCAGCGCGTGCGCTCCAAGGACCTGCTGCACTACTTCAAGTGCTACATGAACATCTACCGCGGGAACGAGCTGCCCGAGCCCAAGAGCATGCTGGTC GCGACCGCCGAGGCTAACAACCTGACGGCGGTGGCGGAGGCGCGCGAGGTGTACACCACGCTGATGGAGGAGGTGTGTGGCGGGGCGCGGCCCTACCTGCAGGCCACGTTGCTGGAGGCGGAGCACGCGCGCGTGCGCGACAAGGCGCTGCTGGCCTTCCGCGCCAAGCGCAAGATGGGCGGCGACGACTTCAGCCGCTCGTACTGCGAACAGCTACTCCAGGACCTCGACGACCAGTTCCAGCAGTTCCGCGCTCACAACGAGAGCAAGAACATTTTCAAGGCGGCGCGCACGCCGTCCGTGCTGTTCGCGGTGGCGCTCGTGTTCTACGTGCTCAGCGGCGTGCTGGGGCTGGTGGGCCTCTACCCGCTCGCCAACCTCTGCAACCTCACCATGGGCGTCGCGCTGCTCACGCTGGCGCTCTGGGCGTACATTAG GTACAGCGGTGAGATGAGAGAGTTCGGTATAACAATAGATGAATCGGCAAATTGGCTCTGGGAAAac GTGATGAAGCCCGTGTACCAGGCGGGGCTGGAGAAGGGCATGGAGCACGCGGCGGCCGTGGCGGCGGAGCGCGCGATGGGCCCGCCCACGCCCACGCCCACGCCCAGCGCCAACGGCAAGCACAAGCACTTGTGA
- the LOC125071076 gene encoding atlastin isoform X3: protein MTGGSDRTLVSGNEVVGKLSLQISTKNRRITEKPAPAPRTGPHGVQVVNTGPEHSFVLDEDALEELLLQDDIKDRSAVVISVAGAFRKGKSFLLDFFLRYMHHKYGAGGGGGEWLGNEEEPLSGFSWRGGSERDTTGILMWSEIFKATLEDGEKVAIILLDTQGAFDSESTVRDCATVFALSTMLSSVQIYNLSQNIQEDDLQHLQLFTEYGRLALEDGGRTPFQRLQFVVRDWSFPYEAPYGAQGGQNILQRRLKVSDKQHPELQSLRKHITSCFAEIACFLMPHPGLRVATSPDFDGRLKDIEPEFKRALQQLVPMLLAPHNLVPKLINGQRVRSKDLLHYFKCYMNIYRGNELPEPKSMLVATAEANNLTAVAEAREVYTTLMEEVCGGARPYLQATLLEAEHARVRDKALLAFRAKRKMGGDDFSRSYCEQLLQDLDDQFQQFRAHNESKNIFKAARTPSVLFAVALVFYVLSGVLGLVGLYPLANLCNLTMGVALLTLALWAYIRYSGEMREFGITIDESANWLWENVMKPVYQAGLEKGMEHAAAVAAERAMGPPTPTPTPSANGKHKHL, encoded by the exons ATGACAGGGGGATCGGACAGGACGCTCGTTTCAG gaAATGAGGTGGTTGGGAAGCTTAGTTTGCAAATCTCGACCAAAAACAGACGTA TAACAGAGAAGCCGGCGCCGGCGCCGCGCACCGGTCCCCACGGCGTGCAGGTCGTCAACACGGGCCCGGAGCACTCGTTCGTGCTCGACGAAGACGCGCTTGAGGAGCTGCTGCTGCAGGATGACATCAAAGACAGGTCCGCGGTCGTCATATCGGTCGCGGGCGCTTTCCGGAAAGGGAAATCATTCCTGCTCGACTTTTTCCTCCGATACATGCATCATAag TATGGTGCGGGAGGCGGTGGAGGCGAATGGCTGGGCAATGAAGAAGAGCCGCTTTCGGGGTTCAGCTGGAGGGGAGGATCGGAGCGGGACACCACCGGCATCCTCATGTGGTCTGAGATATTCAAAGCGACACTCGAAGACGGTGAAAAG GTGGCGATCATCCTGCTGGACACGCAGGGCGCGTTCGACAGCGAGTCGACGGTGCGCGACTGCGCCACCGTGTTCGCGCTGTCCACCATGCTGTCGTCCGTGCAGATATACAACCTCTCGCAGAACATACAGGAGGACGACCTGCAGCATCTGCAG TTGTTCACAGAGTACGGTCGGCTAGCGCTAGAGGACGGTGGTCGCACGCCTTTCCAGCGACTACAGTTCGTGGTCAGGGATTGGAGCTTCCCCTACGAGGCGCCGTACGGAGCCCAGGGCGGACAGAACATCCTACAGCGACGACTCAAG GTCTCGGACAAGCAACACCCAGAGCTGCAATCGCTGCGCAAACACATCACGTCGTGCTTCGCGGAGATCGCCTGCTTCCTGATGCCGCACCCCGGTCTCCGGGTGGCCACCAGCCCCGACTTCGATGGCCGACTCAAAG ACATCGAGCCCGAGTTCAAGCGCGCGCTGCAGCAGCTGGTGCCGATGCTGCTGGCGCCGCACAACCTCGTGCCGAAGCTCATCAACGGCCAGCGCGTGCGCTCCAAGGACCTGCTGCACTACTTCAAGTGCTACATGAACATCTACCGCGGGAACGAGCTGCCCGAGCCCAAGAGCATGCTGGTC GCGACCGCCGAGGCTAACAACCTGACGGCGGTGGCGGAGGCGCGCGAGGTGTACACCACGCTGATGGAGGAGGTGTGTGGCGGGGCGCGGCCCTACCTGCAGGCCACGTTGCTGGAGGCGGAGCACGCGCGCGTGCGCGACAAGGCGCTGCTGGCCTTCCGCGCCAAGCGCAAGATGGGCGGCGACGACTTCAGCCGCTCGTACTGCGAACAGCTACTCCAGGACCTCGACGACCAGTTCCAGCAGTTCCGCGCTCACAACGAGAGCAAGAACATTTTCAAGGCGGCGCGCACGCCGTCCGTGCTGTTCGCGGTGGCGCTCGTGTTCTACGTGCTCAGCGGCGTGCTGGGGCTGGTGGGCCTCTACCCGCTCGCCAACCTCTGCAACCTCACCATGGGCGTCGCGCTGCTCACGCTGGCGCTCTGGGCGTACATTAG GTACAGCGGTGAGATGAGAGAGTTCGGTATAACAATAGATGAATCGGCAAATTGGCTCTGGGAAAac GTGATGAAGCCCGTGTACCAGGCGGGGCTGGAGAAGGGCATGGAGCACGCGGCGGCCGTGGCGGCGGAGCGCGCGATGGGCCCGCCCACGCCCACGCCCACGCCCAGCGCCAACGGCAAGCACAAGCACTTGTGA
- the LOC125070888 gene encoding viral IAP-associated factor homolog, with the protein MQNPNEDTEWNDVLRSKGILPPKEKEISEAEIVNMIEETIHKNQAEKEKKLSELDLDGLDELEDSEDEAVIEEYRRKRIAELKKLSEKPRFGEVREVSGQDYVQEVNKAGEGIWVVIHLYKQGIQQCALINQHIKLLAAKFPYTKFLKAIAQTCIPNFPERNLPSLFVYFEGDMKKQFVGPHELRGTALTCDELEYILGQVGAVDTKITDDPKPKIKDKMFTDLGSNDW; encoded by the exons ATGCAG AACCCAAATGAAGATACAGAATGGAACGATGTTTTGCGTTCAAAAGGCATCCTTCCCCCGAAGGAGAAAGAAATTTCCGAAGCAGAAATTGTTAATATGATCGAAGAAACTATACATAAAAACCAAGCTGAAA AGGAAAAGAAATTATCGGAATTAGATCTAGATGGCCTTGACGAACTTGAAGATTCGGAAGACGAGGCAGTCATAGAGGAGTACAGAAGGAAAAGAATAGCAGAACTTAAAAAGTTGTCAGAGAAACCGAGGTTTGGCGAAGTGAGGGAGGTATCTGGTCAGGACTATGTTCAAGAAGTCAATAAGGCTGGGGAAGGAATCTGGGTGGTCATTCACTTGTATAAACAGGG GATCCAGCAATGTGCACTCATTAATCAGCATATAAAACTACTAGCAGCCAAGTTCCCCTATACAAAGTTTTTGAAAGCCATTGCCCAGACGTGTATACCAAATTTCCCTGAAAGGAACCTACCCAGTCTTTTTGTGTATTTCGAGGGAGATATGAAGAAGCAATTTGTTGGGCCTCACGAATTAAGAGGGACTGCACTTACTTGTGATG agcTTGAATATATCTTGGGTCAAGTTGGAGCTGTAGATACTAAAATAACAGATGACCCTAAACCAAAGATTAAGGATAAGATGTTCACCGACCTTGGCTCTAATGACTGGTGA